One Candidatus Dormiibacterota bacterium DNA window includes the following coding sequences:
- a CDS encoding rhodanese-like domain-containing protein, which produces MSEVSVTTADRLRAEGHRILDVREDDEYAAGHIAGAVHVPLMQIPARAAELDREAEWLAVCRVGGRSLQATAYLARLGLRVSNVEGGMEAWAHAGLPFESAAGGPGRVI; this is translated from the coding sequence ATGTCCGAGGTCTCCGTGACCACCGCCGACCGCCTTCGCGCCGAGGGTCATCGCATCCTCGACGTCCGCGAGGACGACGAGTACGCGGCCGGACACATCGCCGGAGCCGTCCACGTGCCGCTGATGCAGATCCCGGCACGCGCCGCCGAGCTCGACCGCGAGGCCGAGTGGCTGGCCGTCTGCCGGGTCGGCGGGCGCAGCCTCCAGGCCACCGCCTATCTCGCCCGGCTGGGACTGCGGGTCAGCAACGTCGAGGGGGGCATGGAGGCCTGGGCGCATGCCGGCCTGCCCTTCGAGAGCGCCGCGGGCGGCCCCGGCCGGGTGATCTAG